The Engystomops pustulosus chromosome 4, aEngPut4.maternal, whole genome shotgun sequence genome contains a region encoding:
- the LOC140126290 gene encoding zona pellucida sperm-binding protein 4-like isoform X1, whose amino-acid sequence MTLIVEQIKNGHVEHHKKDINCASLPAMDAPSPSDCAAIQRADRLQCANSSVPQDVCERLGCCFSPGDQPQCYYGKKLTAQCTDGQVLITLSKEITVPSLILDSASVLGVDPSSCLQMQTFKNSMFLMFQFPLSCGGASRVSGNNVVYENTVQATRDVRTWQGSSITRDSTMRLTVRCSYSQTGYVPLQVEVLTLPPPLLVSTTGPLKLEMRIAKDEVYASYYMDNEYPVIKYLKEPIFLEVRILQRTDPSLILMLDNCWATSTADPTQQVQWPVLLNGCPFPGDAFQTKQLQVGGPSQLVPYPTHYQRFAVSTFTFVDSQDQQPLGGLVYFHCSAAVCVPSATESCSTSCGQRKKRDIKDGTEKMTVSKGPVSFIDHPVGSQADDTWEDDLRNETAGPDFVGAKKADPMDGGLIDVGKNFPSRVKDLDPDSSTMMWLRALAVGGGVFAVTVAVLGVWRCRKRRSPTMYSVKI is encoded by the exons ATGACCCTGATTGTGGAACAGATTAAGAATGGTCATGTGGAACATCACAAAAAGGATATCAACTGTGCTTCCTTACCAG ccatggatgctccaagCCCTAGTGACTGTGCTGCCATTCAGAGGGCTGATCGCCTGCAATGTGCCAATTCATCTGTGCCCCAGGACGTGTGTGAGCGGCTGGGGTGCTGCTTCTCTCCAGGAGACCAGCCTCAGTGTTATTATGGAAAGAAAT TGACTGCACAGTGTACAGATGGTCAGGTTCTGATTACCCTTTCTAAGGAGATAACTGTGCCATCTTTGATCTTGGATTCAGCTTCTGTCCTCGGCGTGGACCCTTCATCCTGTTTGCAGATGCAAACCTTTAAGAAttcaatgtttttaatgtttcaaTTTCCCCTTTCATGTGGTGGAGCATCTCGG GTTTCTGGAAACAACGTTGTCTATGAAAATACAGTTCAGGCCACAAGGGATGTTCGGACGTGGCAAGGATCCTCAATCACAAGAGACAGTACAATGAG GTTGACTGTTCGCTGCAGTTATTCCCAGACTGGGTATGTCCCACTACAAGTTGAGGTACTCACATTGCCACCACCTCTTCTAGTATCAACAACAGGACCCCTGAAGCTTGAGATGAGAATAGCTAAAG ATGAGGTATATGCATCCTACTACATGGACAATGAGTATCCTGTGATAAAATATCTCAAAGAGCCAATATTCCTGGAGGTTCGCATACTTCAAAGAACAGATCCAAGCCTTATCTTGATGTTGGATAACTGCTGGGCCACTTCCACTGCAGATCCCACCCAACAAGTCCAGTGGCCTGTACTTTTAAATGG ATGCCCATTTCCTGGAGATGCCTTCCAGACCAAACAACTCCAAGTTGGAGGTCCCTCGCAGTTGGTGCCATACCCTACACATTACCAGCGTTTTGCTGTCAGCACCTTCACATTTGTGGATTCCCAGGACCAACAACCACTTGGTGGACTG GTGTACTTTCACTGCAGCGCTGCTGTATGTGTCCCATCTGCTACCGAATCCTGCAGTACCTCATGTGGCCAAAGAAAAA AACGAGACATCAAGGATGGCACTGAGAAGATGACTGTAAGCAAAGGCCCTGTTAGCTTCATTGACCACCCTGTTGGCTCTCAAG CAGATGACACATGGGAGGATGATCTGCGGAATGAGACAGCCGGGCCAGACTTCGTTGGTGCCAAAAAAGCAGATCCTATGGATGGAGGCTTAATTGATGTTGGCAAGAACTTCCCTAGTAGAGTCAAAG ATCTTGATCCAGATTCATCCACCATGATGTGGCTCAGAGCACTAGCTGTTGGAGGAGGTGTTTTCGCGGTTACTGTTGCAGTACTAGGTGTATGGAGGTGCCGCAAAAGACGGAGCCCCACAATGTACTCTGTAAAAATCTGA
- the LOC140126290 gene encoding zona pellucida sperm-binding protein 4-like isoform X2 has translation MTLIVEQIKNGHVEHHKKDINCASLPAMDAPSPSDCAAIQRADRLQCANSSVPQDVCERLGCCFSPGDQPQCYYGKKLTAQCTDGQVLITLSKEITVPSLILDSASVLGVDPSSCLQMQTFKNSMFLMFQFPLSCGGASRVSGNNVVYENTVQATRDVRTWQGSSITRDSTMRLTVRCSYSQTGYVPLQVEVLTLPPPLLVSTTGPLKLEMRIAKDEVYASYYMDNEYPVIKYLKEPIFLEVRILQRTDPSLILMLDNCWATSTADPTQQVQWPVLLNGCPFPGDAFQTKQLQVGGPSQLVPYPTHYQRFAVSTFTFVDSQDQQPLGGLVYFHCSAAVCVPSATESCSTSCGQRKKRDIKDGTEKMTVSKGPVSFIDHPVGSQDDTWEDDLRNETAGPDFVGAKKADPMDGGLIDVGKNFPSRVKDLDPDSSTMMWLRALAVGGGVFAVTVAVLGVWRCRKRRSPTMYSVKI, from the exons ATGACCCTGATTGTGGAACAGATTAAGAATGGTCATGTGGAACATCACAAAAAGGATATCAACTGTGCTTCCTTACCAG ccatggatgctccaagCCCTAGTGACTGTGCTGCCATTCAGAGGGCTGATCGCCTGCAATGTGCCAATTCATCTGTGCCCCAGGACGTGTGTGAGCGGCTGGGGTGCTGCTTCTCTCCAGGAGACCAGCCTCAGTGTTATTATGGAAAGAAAT TGACTGCACAGTGTACAGATGGTCAGGTTCTGATTACCCTTTCTAAGGAGATAACTGTGCCATCTTTGATCTTGGATTCAGCTTCTGTCCTCGGCGTGGACCCTTCATCCTGTTTGCAGATGCAAACCTTTAAGAAttcaatgtttttaatgtttcaaTTTCCCCTTTCATGTGGTGGAGCATCTCGG GTTTCTGGAAACAACGTTGTCTATGAAAATACAGTTCAGGCCACAAGGGATGTTCGGACGTGGCAAGGATCCTCAATCACAAGAGACAGTACAATGAG GTTGACTGTTCGCTGCAGTTATTCCCAGACTGGGTATGTCCCACTACAAGTTGAGGTACTCACATTGCCACCACCTCTTCTAGTATCAACAACAGGACCCCTGAAGCTTGAGATGAGAATAGCTAAAG ATGAGGTATATGCATCCTACTACATGGACAATGAGTATCCTGTGATAAAATATCTCAAAGAGCCAATATTCCTGGAGGTTCGCATACTTCAAAGAACAGATCCAAGCCTTATCTTGATGTTGGATAACTGCTGGGCCACTTCCACTGCAGATCCCACCCAACAAGTCCAGTGGCCTGTACTTTTAAATGG ATGCCCATTTCCTGGAGATGCCTTCCAGACCAAACAACTCCAAGTTGGAGGTCCCTCGCAGTTGGTGCCATACCCTACACATTACCAGCGTTTTGCTGTCAGCACCTTCACATTTGTGGATTCCCAGGACCAACAACCACTTGGTGGACTG GTGTACTTTCACTGCAGCGCTGCTGTATGTGTCCCATCTGCTACCGAATCCTGCAGTACCTCATGTGGCCAAAGAAAAA AACGAGACATCAAGGATGGCACTGAGAAGATGACTGTAAGCAAAGGCCCTGTTAGCTTCATTGACCACCCTGTTGGCTCTCAAG ATGACACATGGGAGGATGATCTGCGGAATGAGACAGCCGGGCCAGACTTCGTTGGTGCCAAAAAAGCAGATCCTATGGATGGAGGCTTAATTGATGTTGGCAAGAACTTCCCTAGTAGAGTCAAAG ATCTTGATCCAGATTCATCCACCATGATGTGGCTCAGAGCACTAGCTGTTGGAGGAGGTGTTTTCGCGGTTACTGTTGCAGTACTAGGTGTATGGAGGTGCCGCAAAAGACGGAGCCCCACAATGTACTCTGTAAAAATCTGA